A single genomic interval of Candidatus Binatia bacterium harbors:
- the hutI gene encoding imidazolonepropionase, giving the protein MRSDLLVLGAAQLLTAPEGSGPLRGEDLDRPLLLDDAAIACVDGRIAAFGPTADVAARFPEREAAEVLDGSGCLVAPGFVDAHTHLPFAGTRENEFDARARGERYEAIAAQGGGIRASARQLRACSEERLAELVSGRLRELLAEGTTTVEAKSGYGLATSEERKQLRALARAAAHDGVEIVPTFLGAHDVPDDYRDRRGDYVTLLIEEMIPTVAAEGLARFCDVWCDRGVFTVEESRRILAAGRERGLLPKLHADELGDAGGAALAAEVAAVSADHLLCASDPGLRAMAGAGVIAVLLPGTALTLGLPYARARDMIAMGVPVALATDFNPGSTFSSSMPLMLTLAVTQMRLTPAEAWMAATANAAEAVAEGRRLGRIAPGWQADFVLYDAPDYRHIPYHYGRNHARATVKRGKVVHRRADPSICH; this is encoded by the coding sequence GTGAGGAGCGACCTGCTCGTCCTCGGGGCGGCCCAGCTCCTGACCGCTCCCGAGGGATCGGGGCCGCTCCGCGGCGAAGACCTCGACCGGCCGCTGCTCCTCGATGACGCGGCGATCGCCTGCGTGGACGGGCGCATCGCCGCCTTCGGCCCCACCGCCGACGTGGCCGCGCGCTTTCCGGAGCGGGAGGCGGCCGAGGTGCTCGACGGCTCGGGCTGTCTCGTCGCGCCCGGGTTCGTGGACGCCCACACCCATCTCCCCTTCGCGGGCACCCGCGAGAACGAGTTCGACGCGCGCGCGCGCGGCGAGCGCTACGAGGCGATCGCCGCCCAGGGCGGCGGGATCCGGGCGAGCGCGCGGCAGCTCCGCGCCTGCTCCGAGGAGCGGCTCGCGGAGCTGGTGTCCGGCCGGCTCCGCGAGCTCCTGGCGGAGGGAACCACCACCGTCGAGGCGAAGAGCGGCTACGGGCTCGCCACGTCCGAAGAGCGAAAGCAGCTGCGCGCCCTCGCCCGGGCCGCCGCCCACGACGGCGTGGAGATCGTTCCCACCTTCCTGGGCGCGCACGACGTTCCCGACGATTATCGCGACCGCCGCGGCGACTACGTCACGCTCCTCATCGAGGAGATGATCCCCACTGTCGCCGCCGAGGGGCTCGCCCGCTTCTGCGACGTCTGGTGCGATCGCGGCGTGTTCACCGTGGAGGAGTCGCGGCGCATCCTCGCGGCGGGTCGCGAGCGCGGCCTGTTGCCCAAGCTCCACGCCGACGAGCTGGGCGATGCCGGCGGTGCGGCGCTCGCGGCCGAGGTCGCCGCCGTCTCCGCCGATCACCTGCTCTGCGCCAGCGACCCGGGCCTCCGCGCGATGGCCGGGGCGGGCGTGATCGCGGTGCTCCTGCCGGGCACCGCGCTGACCCTGGGGCTTCCCTACGCCCGCGCCCGCGACATGATCGCCATGGGCGTGCCGGTCGCGCTCGCCACCGACTTCAATCCGGGGAGCACCTTCTCCTCGTCGATGCCGCTCATGCTCACGCTCGCGGTGACGCAGATGCGCCTCACGCCGGCCGAGGCATGGATGGCCGCCACCGCCAACGCCGCGGAAGCGGTCGCGGAGGGGCGGAGGCTGGGGCGGATCGCCCCCGGCTGGCAGGCCGATTTCGTCCTCTACGACGCCCCCGATTATCGGCATATTCCTTACCACTACGGCCGGAACCACGCGCGGGCCACCGTGAAGCGGGGGAAGGTGGTCCATCGCCGCGCCGACCCCTCGATCTGCCATTAA
- the ligA gene encoding NAD-dependent DNA ligase LigA — MASGVSAAAKRAERLRKEIEEHDHRYYVLGEPVVSDQVYDALLRELSELEAQHPEIQTADSPTRRVARGLLSGFPTVPHKVPMLSLDNTYSLEELEAFDARVRKLLRVDEVEYAIEPKVDGVAVALRYEEGRFVLGLTRGDGEKGDDITTNLRTIRSIPLRLRGARIPATLEARGEVYMETKEFDRLNRRREGAGEKTFMNPRNATTGSLKMLDTAQVALRPLRVFVYQMTDARAQGCETHLEALERLASLGFRTNPDNSKALGFAALRRYCETWTVRHASLPYGADGLVIKVNSLREQERLGATAKAPRWGIAYKFGVTEAETVLETIELQVGRTGVVTPVAMLAPVTLLGTVVKRATLHNFDELERKDIREGDRVVIEKGGEVIPKVVRVVPGGRRRSDPFPVPRRCPVCKEPLTRDPEQAAVRCENFLCPAQVRRRLVHWGSRGALDIEGLGEKTVDLLVDRELVATPVDIYDLTAKELVPLERMAEKSASNLLAAIEASKKAPLDRLIHAIGIRHVGSTVARLLAERFRSLEKLSLADAETVEQIPGIGPEIAASVAAYFGSAAGRKLVRELLARGVTGTAPERRAVPDTGPFAGKTFVLTGALSMPREEAERRILDAGGRVTGSVSKRTDVVVAGEDAGSKLEKARALRIEVWDEAAFRAALDGAGVKR; from the coding sequence ATGGCGTCCGGCGTGAGCGCGGCGGCGAAGCGGGCCGAACGCCTCCGCAAGGAGATCGAAGAGCACGACCACCGCTACTACGTGCTCGGCGAGCCGGTCGTCTCCGATCAGGTCTACGACGCGCTCCTGCGCGAGCTCTCGGAGCTGGAGGCGCAGCACCCCGAGATCCAGACTGCCGATTCGCCGACGCGCCGCGTGGCGCGCGGACTCCTCTCCGGGTTTCCCACCGTCCCCCACAAGGTCCCGATGCTCAGCCTGGACAACACCTACTCCCTCGAGGAGCTGGAGGCGTTCGACGCGCGCGTGCGGAAGCTCCTTCGCGTCGACGAGGTGGAGTATGCCATCGAGCCCAAGGTGGACGGGGTCGCCGTCGCGCTGCGTTACGAGGAGGGGCGGTTCGTGCTCGGGCTCACGCGCGGCGACGGAGAGAAGGGGGACGACATCACCACGAACCTCCGGACGATTCGATCGATTCCGCTCCGGCTGCGCGGCGCTCGGATTCCGGCCACGCTGGAGGCGCGCGGCGAGGTCTACATGGAGACCAAGGAGTTCGACCGGCTGAACCGCCGCCGCGAGGGAGCGGGCGAGAAGACCTTCATGAATCCGCGGAACGCCACCACGGGAAGCCTCAAGATGCTCGACACCGCGCAGGTGGCGCTCCGCCCGCTCCGCGTCTTCGTCTACCAGATGACCGACGCGCGCGCCCAGGGGTGTGAGACGCATCTCGAGGCGCTGGAGCGTCTCGCCTCACTCGGCTTCCGCACCAATCCCGACAACAGCAAGGCCCTCGGCTTCGCGGCGCTCCGGCGCTACTGCGAGACATGGACCGTCCGGCACGCCTCGCTCCCCTACGGCGCCGACGGGCTCGTGATCAAGGTGAACTCCCTGCGCGAGCAGGAGCGGCTGGGCGCCACCGCGAAGGCGCCGCGGTGGGGGATCGCCTACAAGTTCGGCGTGACCGAGGCGGAGACGGTGCTCGAGACGATCGAGCTGCAGGTGGGGCGGACCGGCGTGGTCACGCCGGTCGCGATGCTCGCGCCGGTCACCCTCCTCGGCACCGTCGTGAAGCGGGCGACGCTGCACAATTTCGACGAGCTGGAGCGGAAGGACATCCGGGAGGGGGACCGCGTCGTCATCGAGAAGGGGGGCGAGGTGATCCCCAAGGTGGTCCGCGTCGTGCCGGGGGGACGGCGGCGCTCCGATCCCTTCCCGGTCCCGCGCCGGTGCCCCGTCTGCAAGGAGCCGCTGACGCGCGATCCCGAGCAGGCCGCGGTGCGCTGCGAGAACTTCCTCTGCCCGGCGCAGGTGCGCCGGCGGCTGGTCCACTGGGGGAGCCGCGGCGCCCTGGACATCGAGGGGCTCGGCGAAAAGACCGTGGACCTCCTGGTGGACCGGGAGCTGGTCGCGACGCCGGTCGACATCTACGACCTCACGGCGAAGGAGCTGGTACCGCTGGAGCGGATGGCGGAGAAGTCGGCGAGCAATCTCCTCGCCGCGATCGAGGCGAGCAAGAAGGCGCCGCTCGACCGTCTCATCCATGCCATCGGCATCCGCCATGTCGGAAGCACGGTGGCGCGGCTCCTGGCGGAGCGCTTCCGCTCGCTCGAGAAGCTCTCCCTGGCGGACGCCGAGACGGTGGAGCAGATTCCGGGGATCGGTCCGGAGATCGCGGCGAGCGTCGCCGCGTACTTCGGAAGCGCCGCGGGCCGGAAACTGGTCCGCGAGCTCCTCGCGCGCGGCGTCACGGGCACGGCGCCCGAGCGGCGCGCGGTCCCCGATACGGGTCCCTTCGCGGGGAAGACCTTCGTTCTGACCGGCGCGCTCTCCATGCCGCGCGAAGAGGCGGAGCGCCGCATCCTGGACGCCGGAGGGCGCGTCACCGGCTCGGTCAGCAAGCGGACCGACGTGGTCGTCGCGGGGGAGGACGCGGGCTCCAAGCTGGAGAAGGCGCGCGCGCTCCGGATCGAGGTCTGGGACGAGGCCGCCTTCCGCGCCGCGCTCGACGGCGCGGGCGTCAAGCGGTAG
- a CDS encoding ATP-dependent DNA helicase, producing the protein MPVTTAQHSRSEAVLAAFALLSRERGFERREGQLEMAARWSEALERGGTLAVEAPTGIGKSLAYLIPAIEHRASGSGPILVSTHTKALQDQLVRADAPLALAATGARLRVMALLGRASYLCRRRAQSRLAQRRLFAADEAGHRLDDRTLADLEAWIAETTTGVLDELPALGIHAHPALLADIASDPFVCSGSSCEAPTGCFAKAARREARRADLVVVNHALLLADPGLRGTLLAESGALILDEAHHLERVAREQRGVSLGAQDLARLAARTDAKTGALRLLARALRRGPRGAAAAAALAEADRALRPVLASAAEMARDLESMLPPGVTAALWPRGVDLARVSPLAVDRCLAAMGELIRRLEAAVDAAESDERDALRPGPTADDALDETRGRLARWIEADQALRAVLRLEDREVASYLDRDERGGARLNRRPLEVGSALRDSIFALSERTLLTSATLAPTSDVARAAASLGLQADEVEAIRLPSPFPLERQMATLALDGPEPNDAGFTRALAALVTRLATTLRRNTLVLLTSYQMLEDVAARVRPALEEAGIPLYAQVPGEAAGPLARAFRKGGGAVLLGTASFWEGVDFPGEALEVLVIARLPFAVPSDPVVAARSERIVESGGDPFRDLALPEALLRFRQGIGRLIRTAEDRGAAVIADPRIVRSWYGERFQAVLPMPPRVVRSPEEAATLLERWFT; encoded by the coding sequence GTGCCGGTGACCACGGCCCAGCACTCCCGCTCCGAAGCCGTCCTGGCCGCCTTCGCGCTCCTTTCGCGCGAGAGGGGGTTCGAGCGCCGCGAGGGGCAGCTCGAGATGGCCGCCCGCTGGAGCGAGGCGCTCGAGCGCGGGGGGACCCTCGCGGTCGAGGCGCCGACCGGCATCGGGAAGTCGCTCGCCTATCTCATCCCCGCCATCGAGCACCGCGCGAGCGGTTCGGGGCCGATCCTCGTGAGCACGCACACCAAGGCCCTGCAAGATCAGCTGGTGCGCGCCGACGCCCCGCTCGCGCTCGCGGCGACCGGCGCGCGCCTCCGGGTCATGGCGCTTCTCGGGCGCGCGTCGTACCTCTGCCGCCGCCGAGCCCAGTCGAGACTGGCGCAGCGAAGGCTGTTCGCCGCGGACGAGGCGGGGCACCGGCTGGACGACCGCACGCTCGCCGACCTCGAGGCGTGGATCGCGGAGACGACGACCGGAGTGCTGGACGAGCTTCCCGCGCTGGGCATCCACGCCCATCCGGCGCTTCTCGCCGACATCGCCTCCGATCCCTTCGTCTGCTCCGGCTCCTCCTGCGAGGCTCCGACCGGCTGCTTCGCCAAGGCCGCGCGCCGGGAGGCCCGGCGCGCCGACCTCGTCGTCGTGAACCACGCGCTCCTGCTCGCCGATCCGGGCCTGCGCGGCACGCTCCTCGCCGAGTCGGGGGCGCTGATCCTGGACGAGGCGCACCACCTCGAACGCGTCGCCCGGGAGCAGCGCGGCGTCTCGCTGGGGGCGCAGGATCTGGCGCGTCTCGCCGCGCGCACCGACGCGAAGACCGGCGCGCTCCGCCTGCTGGCGCGCGCGCTTCGGCGCGGCCCCCGGGGCGCGGCGGCCGCCGCGGCGCTGGCCGAGGCCGACCGCGCGCTCCGCCCGGTGCTGGCCAGCGCGGCGGAGATGGCGCGCGACCTGGAATCGATGCTGCCGCCGGGCGTGACCGCGGCCCTCTGGCCCCGCGGCGTCGATCTCGCCCGCGTGAGCCCGCTCGCGGTGGATCGCTGCCTCGCCGCCATGGGGGAGCTGATCCGCAGGCTCGAAGCCGCGGTGGACGCCGCAGAATCCGACGAGCGGGACGCGCTCCGGCCGGGCCCGACGGCGGACGACGCGCTCGACGAGACGCGCGGGCGGCTCGCACGCTGGATCGAGGCGGACCAGGCGCTCCGCGCGGTGCTTCGCCTCGAGGATCGCGAGGTGGCGTCCTACCTCGATCGCGACGAGCGGGGCGGCGCGCGCCTGAACCGCAGGCCGCTCGAGGTGGGGAGCGCGCTGCGCGATTCGATCTTCGCCCTCTCGGAACGGACCCTCCTCACGTCGGCCACGCTCGCGCCCACGAGCGACGTGGCCCGTGCGGCCGCATCGCTGGGACTGCAGGCCGACGAGGTCGAGGCGATCCGTCTCCCCTCTCCCTTTCCGCTCGAGCGCCAGATGGCGACGCTCGCGCTGGACGGTCCCGAGCCCAACGATGCGGGCTTCACGCGCGCGCTCGCGGCGCTCGTCACGCGGCTCGCGACGACGCTCCGGCGGAACACGCTCGTCCTCCTCACCTCCTACCAGATGCTGGAGGACGTGGCCGCGCGCGTCCGGCCGGCGCTGGAAGAGGCCGGCATTCCGCTGTACGCCCAGGTTCCGGGCGAGGCGGCCGGGCCGCTCGCCCGCGCGTTCCGGAAGGGCGGCGGAGCGGTGCTCCTCGGCACGGCGTCCTTCTGGGAGGGGGTCGACTTTCCGGGCGAGGCGCTCGAGGTGCTCGTGATCGCGCGGCTCCCTTTCGCGGTGCCGAGCGATCCGGTCGTGGCCGCGCGCTCGGAGCGGATCGTGGAGTCCGGCGGCGACCCGTTCCGCGATCTGGCGCTGCCCGAGGCGCTGCTCCGCTTCCGCCAGGGGATCGGCCGGCTCATCCGCACGGCCGAGGACAGGGGCGCCGCCGTGATCGCCGATCCGCGCATCGTCCGCTCGTGGTACGGGGAGCGCTTCCAGGCCGTGCTCCCGATGCCCCCGCGCGTGGTGCGGAGCCCGGAGGAAGCCGCCACGCTCCTCGAACGGTGGTTTACGTGA
- the hutU gene encoding urocanate hydratase encodes MNPTNVQLPADPLRGTPPDEPVRAPRGTTRSCQGWHQEAALRMLMNNLDPEVAERPQDLVVYGGTGRAARSWPAFHAIVRSLRSLADDETLLVQSGKPVGIVKTHPEAPRVLIANSLLVPKWADWDTFRELEAQGLTMYGQMTAGSWIYIGTQGILQGTFETFAEAARQRFGGSLRGRWTLTAGLGGMGGAQPLAVTMNEGICLAVEVDPERVDRRLQTRYLDRATASIDEALRWVEEAVRAKSALSIGLVGNAADVLPALAARGARPDLVTDQTSAHDELNGYVPGGMALADALRLRAEKPKEYVARSVESMGRHVRAMRAFQDAGSVTFDYGNNLRAQAVKAGVADAFQIPGFVPEFIRPLFCRGKGPFRWVALSGNPRDIAATDQAVLETFPEDESLRRWIRLASERVQFQGLPARICWLGMGERERFGAALHRLVERGLVEAPIVIGRDHLDCGSVASPYRETEAMRDGSDAIADWPILNALVNAVSGASWVSVHHGGGVGIGNSIHAGVVMVADGTPSGLARLRRVLTNDPAMGVFRHADAGYPDALETAKKNRLSIPGASPRTS; translated from the coding sequence ATGAATCCGACGAACGTACAGCTGCCCGCGGATCCGCTCCGGGGGACGCCCCCCGACGAGCCGGTGCGCGCCCCGCGCGGCACGACGCGCTCGTGCCAGGGGTGGCACCAGGAAGCCGCGCTCCGGATGTTGATGAACAACCTGGACCCCGAGGTGGCCGAGCGGCCGCAAGACCTGGTGGTCTACGGTGGCACGGGACGGGCGGCGCGCTCCTGGCCCGCGTTCCACGCCATCGTGCGGTCGCTTCGGTCGCTGGCCGACGACGAGACGCTGCTCGTCCAGTCGGGGAAGCCGGTCGGCATCGTGAAGACCCATCCCGAGGCGCCGCGCGTTCTCATCGCCAACTCGCTCCTCGTTCCGAAATGGGCGGACTGGGACACCTTCCGCGAGCTCGAGGCGCAGGGGCTCACGATGTACGGGCAGATGACCGCGGGGTCCTGGATCTACATCGGCACGCAGGGAATCCTCCAGGGCACCTTCGAGACCTTCGCGGAGGCGGCCCGCCAGCGCTTCGGCGGCTCGTTGCGCGGACGCTGGACGCTCACGGCGGGACTGGGCGGGATGGGCGGCGCGCAGCCGCTCGCGGTCACGATGAACGAGGGGATCTGCCTCGCGGTCGAAGTGGATCCCGAGCGCGTGGACCGGAGGCTCCAGACGCGCTATCTCGACCGGGCGACCGCCTCGATCGACGAGGCCCTCCGCTGGGTCGAGGAGGCGGTGCGAGCGAAGAGCGCGCTCTCGATCGGGCTCGTGGGGAACGCCGCCGACGTGCTGCCGGCGCTGGCCGCGCGGGGGGCACGCCCCGACCTGGTCACCGACCAGACCTCGGCGCATGACGAATTGAACGGCTACGTCCCGGGCGGGATGGCGCTCGCCGACGCGCTTCGCCTTCGCGCCGAGAAGCCGAAGGAGTACGTCGCGCGCTCGGTCGAATCGATGGGGCGCCACGTGCGCGCCATGCGCGCCTTCCAGGATGCGGGCTCGGTCACGTTCGACTACGGCAACAACCTGCGCGCGCAGGCGGTGAAGGCCGGCGTCGCCGACGCCTTCCAGATCCCGGGCTTCGTGCCGGAGTTCATCCGGCCGCTCTTCTGCCGGGGGAAGGGGCCGTTCCGCTGGGTCGCGCTCTCCGGAAATCCACGGGACATCGCCGCGACCGACCAGGCGGTGCTCGAGACCTTCCCCGAAGACGAATCGCTCCGCCGCTGGATCCGCCTCGCGTCGGAGCGGGTGCAGTTCCAGGGGCTTCCGGCGCGGATCTGCTGGCTGGGCATGGGCGAGCGCGAGCGCTTCGGCGCGGCACTCCATCGGCTGGTGGAGCGCGGGCTGGTCGAAGCGCCGATCGTGATCGGCCGCGACCATCTCGACTGCGGCTCGGTCGCCTCGCCCTACCGCGAGACGGAGGCGATGCGCGATGGAAGCGATGCCATCGCCGACTGGCCGATCCTCAACGCCCTGGTGAACGCCGTCTCGGGCGCCTCGTGGGTGTCGGTGCACCACGGCGGCGGCGTGGGGATCGGCAACTCGATCCACGCCGGCGTCGTCATGGTCGCCGACGGCACACCATCGGGGCTGGCGCGCCTCCGCCGCGTGCTCACCAACGATCCGGCGATGGGCGTCTTCCGCCACGCGGACGCGGGCTATCCCGATGCCTTGGAAACGGCGAAGAAGAACCGCCTTTCCATCCCCGGGGCGTCCCCCCGCACATCGTGA
- a CDS encoding BamA/TamA family outer membrane protein: MRRARNMAACIALLAALPAAARASSDAGPAHPSAEYRLRAEGLPDSLRSVIEAGGSDSTRRWSGPDLESAALRLRDFLAGKGDVAATVRLALTRGEGSAPGAARLEITRPGASAKDAAAPEAAANPAALGAGAGPRIRVDGPLAPALADSAAAAYRAASRGAASVDGVAAGLSAARDVLIEAGFYAAQVSLDSLELGLGAPLAHLLLAPGPPATYEGMELPGATATRPAAAARVAGLDHGARLTPAVLGLARERLAASGLFQQVGTPRLVTGALPGGARVVIPVVEERSSRFEGALGVAREGGVTGLLDLALGNIAGSGRSAGLRWFGPGNGRSEYAAHYREPALFGTRADASLALEAQVADSLFTQTRWSAEIGIAPAGAARAALALQRSGSTYSGLARGSSATWSLKAGGSLDRLRPLLNPVRGFRAALTAEAGRRSDRVPELPSESRGLFRGRASAEGALAIAPRRVLAASAHAEGSFLSGGDFPAEELSFVGGTEGLRGHPDRAFGGNRIATFSLEHRWITDERGGRLYLFADAARHDFSGGLAAGTAALSSAVASGGAAPSLARTVLSPGWEFGYGAGLRTRMASGLVGLELGLAPGEPLRRATLHVRYASTW, translated from the coding sequence ATGCGGCGGGCGAGGAATATGGCCGCGTGCATCGCGCTGCTCGCGGCGCTCCCGGCGGCGGCGCGAGCCTCCTCGGACGCGGGGCCCGCGCATCCTTCGGCCGAGTACCGGCTGCGCGCGGAAGGGCTTCCCGACTCGCTCCGCTCGGTGATCGAGGCGGGCGGCTCCGATTCCACGAGGCGCTGGAGCGGACCCGATCTGGAATCGGCCGCGCTCCGCCTGCGCGATTTCCTGGCGGGGAAGGGGGACGTCGCGGCCACGGTGCGGCTCGCGCTCACGCGGGGCGAGGGGAGCGCGCCGGGAGCGGCGCGCCTCGAGATCACGCGTCCCGGCGCGAGCGCCAAGGATGCCGCGGCGCCGGAAGCGGCGGCCAACCCCGCCGCGCTCGGGGCCGGCGCGGGACCCAGGATCCGCGTCGACGGCCCGTTGGCTCCCGCGCTCGCCGACTCGGCGGCGGCCGCCTACCGTGCCGCCAGCCGCGGGGCCGCTTCGGTCGACGGCGTGGCCGCTGGCCTCTCGGCCGCGCGCGACGTGCTGATCGAAGCGGGCTTCTACGCCGCTCAGGTGTCGCTCGACTCGCTGGAGCTGGGCTTGGGCGCGCCGCTCGCCCATCTCCTGCTGGCGCCGGGACCGCCCGCGACGTACGAAGGGATGGAGCTGCCCGGCGCCACGGCCACGCGTCCCGCGGCGGCGGCGCGCGTCGCGGGGCTGGACCACGGCGCGCGTCTCACGCCGGCCGTTCTCGGCCTCGCGCGCGAGCGCCTGGCCGCCTCGGGCCTCTTCCAGCAGGTGGGGACGCCGCGCCTGGTGACCGGAGCGCTGCCGGGGGGCGCCCGGGTCGTGATCCCCGTCGTGGAGGAGCGCTCGAGCCGTTTCGAGGGCGCGCTCGGGGTCGCGCGCGAGGGAGGCGTGACGGGGCTGCTCGATCTCGCCCTCGGCAACATCGCGGGGAGCGGAAGGTCGGCGGGTCTCCGATGGTTCGGGCCGGGCAACGGCCGCTCCGAATACGCCGCGCACTATCGGGAGCCCGCGCTCTTCGGGACCCGCGCCGATGCCTCGCTCGCGCTCGAGGCCCAGGTCGCCGACTCCCTCTTCACCCAGACGCGCTGGTCGGCCGAGATCGGTATCGCGCCCGCGGGCGCCGCGCGGGCCGCGCTCGCGCTCCAGAGAAGCGGGAGCACGTACTCGGGGCTCGCGCGCGGGTCCAGCGCCACCTGGTCGCTGAAAGCCGGCGGCAGCCTGGATCGGCTTCGGCCGCTCCTGAATCCGGTTCGCGGATTCCGCGCGGCGCTGACCGCCGAGGCGGGGCGCCGGTCCGACCGCGTTCCCGAGCTGCCTTCGGAGAGCCGCGGGCTCTTCCGCGGCAGGGCGTCCGCCGAGGGGGCGCTCGCGATCGCGCCGCGGCGGGTGCTCGCGGCCTCCGCCCACGCGGAGGGCTCGTTCCTTTCCGGCGGCGATTTCCCCGCCGAAGAGCTTTCGTTCGTCGGCGGCACCGAGGGGCTGCGCGGCCATCCCGACCGCGCGTTCGGCGGAAACCGGATCGCCACCTTCTCGCTCGAGCACCGCTGGATCACCGACGAGCGGGGGGGGCGTCTGTATCTCTTCGCCGATGCCGCGCGGCACGATTTCTCGGGCGGGCTGGCCGCCGGCACCGCAGCGCTCTCGTCCGCGGTCGCGTCGGGCGGTGCCGCTCCGTCGCTCGCCCGAACGGTGTTGAGCCCGGGCTGGGAGTTCGGATACGGTGCCGGGCTCAGGACGAGGATGGCGTCGGGCCTGGTGGGACTGGAGCTGGGCCTGGCGCCGGGAGAGCCGCTCCGGAGGGCGACGCTTCACGTCCGCTACGCGAGCACCTGGTGA
- the hutH gene encoding histidine ammonia-lyase: MSPARAEAPAAAPARVLVGGAPLGLAELRAIAAGAPVALAPGVAARVAPSRALIDDALRQHRAVYGVNTGFGALQSERVSDADLEQLQLNLLRSHAAGYGEELEPAAVRLMLALRAHSLAQGMSGVRFELIERLAALLAQGILPVVPSRGSLGASGDLIPLAHLALVLVGEGEARREGRASAAAEHLRAAGLRPLTLQAKEGLALINGTQASAALGALALAESFETLRAAHAACALTVDAMRASVKPFGEEVQRARPHAGQAASAAAVRRLLEGSGILASHADCPRVQDPYSLRCAPQVLGASIQAVRYARDVLVTEVNSVTDNPLVVPESGTIVSAGNFHGQPLAQALDFLAIGMAEAGAIAERRTFLLLDAAKSGLPPFLSRDAGLTSGLMIVQYLQAALVSENKMLAQPASVDSIPTSAGQEDHVSMAMHAAVKGLALVRNVRRIVAAELLCAAQGIDLLRPLRSSAPLEALHAGVRERVAPLTGDRRQDGDLAALDAWIAEGGAADTAGVASFE; encoded by the coding sequence GTGAGCCCGGCCCGCGCCGAAGCGCCGGCCGCCGCGCCGGCCCGCGTCCTGGTGGGCGGGGCGCCGCTCGGCCTGGCCGAGCTTCGCGCGATCGCTGCGGGCGCTCCTGTGGCGCTCGCGCCCGGGGTCGCGGCGCGCGTCGCTCCCTCGCGCGCGCTGATCGACGACGCGCTGCGGCAGCATCGCGCGGTCTACGGCGTGAACACCGGCTTCGGCGCGCTCCAGTCGGAGCGCGTCTCCGACGCCGACCTGGAACAGCTGCAGCTGAATCTGCTCCGGAGCCACGCGGCGGGCTACGGCGAGGAACTCGAGCCCGCGGCGGTGCGGCTCATGCTGGCGCTCCGGGCGCATTCCCTCGCCCAGGGGATGAGCGGGGTGCGTTTCGAGCTGATCGAGCGCCTCGCGGCACTCCTCGCGCAGGGCATCCTTCCGGTCGTCCCGAGCCGGGGCTCGCTGGGCGCGAGCGGCGACCTGATCCCGCTCGCCCACCTTGCCCTCGTGCTCGTGGGGGAGGGAGAGGCGCGCCGGGAAGGGCGCGCCTCGGCTGCGGCCGAGCACCTGCGCGCGGCCGGGCTCCGGCCGCTCACGCTCCAGGCGAAGGAGGGGCTCGCCCTGATCAACGGCACCCAGGCCTCCGCCGCGCTCGGCGCGCTCGCGCTCGCCGAGTCGTTCGAGACGCTGCGGGCCGCGCACGCCGCGTGCGCCCTCACGGTGGACGCGATGCGCGCGAGCGTGAAGCCGTTCGGCGAAGAGGTGCAGCGCGCCCGGCCGCACGCGGGGCAGGCCGCGTCGGCGGCGGCGGTGCGCCGGCTCCTCGAGGGGAGCGGCATCCTCGCCTCCCACGCCGACTGCCCTCGGGTGCAGGATCCCTACTCGCTCCGCTGCGCGCCGCAGGTGCTGGGCGCGTCGATCCAGGCGGTGCGCTACGCGCGCGACGTGCTGGTCACCGAGGTGAACAGCGTGACCGACAACCCGCTCGTCGTCCCGGAGAGCGGGACGATCGTCTCGGCGGGGAATTTCCACGGGCAGCCGCTCGCGCAGGCTCTGGATTTTCTCGCGATCGGGATGGCCGAGGCGGGCGCGATCGCCGAGCGCCGGACGTTCCTGCTCCTCGACGCGGCCAAGAGCGGTCTTCCTCCCTTCCTGAGCCGCGACGCGGGACTTACCTCGGGACTCATGATCGTGCAGTATCTTCAGGCCGCGCTCGTCTCCGAGAACAAGATGCTGGCGCAGCCCGCCAGCGTGGACTCGATTCCCACCTCCGCGGGGCAGGAAGATCACGTGAGCATGGCCATGCACGCGGCGGTCAAGGGGCTGGCCCTCGTCCGGAACGTGCGCCGGATCGTCGCGGCCGAGCTTCTCTGCGCCGCGCAGGGGATCGACCTGTTACGACCCCTCCGATCGAGCGCGCCGCTCGAGGCGCTTCACGCGGGCGTGCGGGAGCGGGTGGCGCCGCTCACGGGAGACCGGCGGCAGGACGGCGATCTGGCGGCGCTGGACGCATGGATCGCCGAAGGCGGGGCGGCGGACACGGCCGGGGTGGCATCCTTCGAATGA